The nucleotide window TTCTTTATCTCGAACATGAACAAAACTGCAAATACCACTATGTCTTctaataggtggttttcacgttacgtcatagccgccatgttggtggatgaaaacaaaagatttctaactaactccttttgttcgtccaccagcaattgtacattgcagcattgttatctgtgtccctggagattggttgcaaaccacctataacTTGTTACTGATGAACCATTCAGTTTTACGAGAAGAGCTATTTTACATTCGCATTGTTGAtttattaaaatttcaaaagtaGAGGTGAGTCAATGTTAATAGATCATCTGACTCATTAGAATTCTTACACTTTAATTTGTCTGAATTTTCCCTTTAAAACCAGTGTTCTGTATCTTCAGTTAATTCAATATTTACCAAAGACAATGTTCAACACTCACTTCAAGATTAGTAGTAGTTTAATACAAGCAAAAGAAAACCATAGAAAGAATGTTGACTGGATTTTTTCGAGTAACcattttgatgattttttttgtcactATATCATGGTTAATTGCTATAGCACTCTAACCAACGAAATAGTCATCTCTCCAATACTTCAactatatttctttttcttcattaaaAGATAGCAATGTGATAGAGATCATTAGATTCAAGTTGCAACTTATAATACTACCTTATACGGCAGATAAAAACTACCtccaattagtataaatttactcgtagtctatcgtgaatccgtgaatctgattggctatcttactcgtagactatctgctgatagtctacagttgtgaatagccaatgaaaatcagctattttgaacacgtgatgcttgtttcagatctcagtgcacatcacacgCAGTGCTTGAAACCTTtgattgccgatgtaaacacaataaaacattttttcctaaacgttactttacatttttatgcaatgagactacgagtaaatttatactaaaacaattagactacttgccctcgttttctacaagcgatagtcaactcggctgcgcctcgttgactatctgctgatagaaaactcgggctcgtagtctaattgttaattagtactGGCACATCTACAAAAAGGTAACTTTATTTTCTGGAAATTACACATTCTTTAAGAGATGAGTTGGTAGGGGGGAAGAAATTGATGTTATTCAGgcaataaaatgaaagaaactaaACACTGAAGAATCTGCAGCAATCAGTGCAAGAAATGCACTCTCCATCTTGTAACTCATTCATTCATTAGTTCTTTTTATTAGTTTGAAAAAATACAATGATAATCCTGTGCAACCTGAAGATAGCAGAGCTAATCAAGGCAGGTTGCACTTTTAAATCAGACATCATTAtcagtaaaaacaaaaacaaaaaaaaggggacaacaattattacaataaaataattacaacATTTTACAACAAGTCAcatgttaatttaatttaaactttATATATTTTGCCATCTTTAAGAGGAGTGTGGATGCTTgaacagggtctggaagggtatTATTTTTCTGGATTCGGGATTTGACCAAAATGCAAAGCGGGAATCGGGAAAACGGTAAATATATTGGCCAGATCCGGGATTTGACTGTTCCCCGGGAAGCGGGACTCGCCAAAAACTGGACACGGGATGCGGGATTCGTGTTTGCATGTCGGTCAGGAATGCCGGAAACAGTCACGACCCCCCGGCTCTAGCTGCCACAGCAAATCAACCAGGCTAGTACTAAGTGGTGTCTCCTTTCAAACCACACACCCTACAGGGTGTCTGGTTAATAGGTCTTTATGGTTAACTGTCAGagagtattttgtttcaatcagaTGCCAAAAAATTGCAAGTGGTGTCATGATATACCGGTTATTGACTCGATATATTCCTTAATTAAGCTCCTCAGTCTCTCAGGCAGCTTCACTTTTATTGTTATCTTGAGGGAAGTTTTTGAACACcttttttattagcttttgtagaaattagactttttaatgtatttttcagGGAAAGAAAAGCGGGATGTGGGAAACTGATGAAAAACGTGCGGGATGCGGGACCAGGACCCCCCTTCCACACCCTGCTTGAACATAAAATTATTAGTCTCCTCAgcataaaaaaacagcaaataggTTGAATTTCTTGAACTTTCTTTCTACAGTAAATTGCTTTTTTTGGCAGTTGGTGTACTTGGGGTGCGAAACAATTCCAAACTCTGGCGCTGAAGTGCGTACTTGAATTATGTTGTTGGTTAAGACATGAATATTGAATATAAAAATTACCAGAAGAAGAAGACCTAGTTTTATAAAGATGCACCAAATTTGACTTGCTAAATAATCTAGAAATATTTTGAGGAGCAGATTTGTTAGAGATGTCATTCACCAAGGTGAACATAGTCTTAAAATAGACTCACCCAAAAGAACAACACCTGCACATATACTTGCAGCGTTACGTACTAGTATCTATGCTTGTGTACAATTTGCCGGGATTTGAATATGTTAACTGTTATTAATAATTAGTATTTCCTAATTTTCGGATTCCTCTTGTGTTCCCAACTACCTTCAGGAAACAACGGCAATACTAATTAAGTGCAATTAGGCCTCAGAACCTTACAATCAGGGCTTAATCGGTGAACTCAATGCTGTACCCAATTTAAATCTCCCAGggttaataatattatatattactTAAGATACTTTGTgtattgtatttgcattataattaattttacactTTACACTTTATTGACAGATTACCCTTTACATGGGTCATTTCTGCCGGCAAATGGCAGGTGCTACTCGAGGCGGGTAGATACAAGGGTACAGCAGTCAgttataaattaaaataacatgCTAAAGTAAATAAATACGTAGCACACACATGATGAGCCACTTATATCAATTATTAGTAAATAAACACTGGGAACAAAATTAAGCTgtttataaataataatgataaaattcaTTTAGCTGtgtattttgctattttttgaaGCAGAATGGGAGCTTCATCATAAACGTCCTCAACTTTCAATAAATAAAACAACATAATTATCATGGATATGTTTTTTAAAAGCTCTCTTTGGCAGTTTTTGATAAAAGTTTTAAAGTCCATTTGATAAAGCGATTTTACCTGAGAGAGACTTCGGCATGGACGGTTATTCCCAGTGAGGCCACATCACTCTTGGGAGGCTGAACCTTCCTCCCAACCTGTAACATCAGAGAGCTACCACTCTTTTATGAGACAAATGTTACAGTACAGGTTTGAGTTTAAGGATGAGCAGAATAATAATACGTATGTCATGCACAAAGAAAACAGTTATATGGAACAACCAagatattaaaataatattgatgtTAACAAGACGATTTTTTTTCAACACTTGGTTTGATAAACTTTCTCGACCAGAATCTAGATTCCCTCACCAATGAAGAATTTAGACTCAGGTATCAgttgtaaacaatttttttgactTGTTTGGGCTAATATTTGCTATTCCACAAGAAtataaaaaaacaactaaaaaaacAGGTGTACATCAAGAGCATCTTACAGAACCATGGGAGAACTTGGAAGTGTTAACAACCGAAGTCATTCATAAAAGTTTCGTGAAGTACATTTTTGAAGAACCCGCCACAAAGCAACGCCTTATTGCCGATGGGTTAACACCGCACCAAATTAATTGGCAAATGGTTCAACTTAGCCTTTTCCATCACTGTAGAAACAAAGTTACAGTAACTATGTTGCACTACAAAATTTTACATGATATAGTTCTTACTGAATGCAATTTATTTAAAGGTAACCTTGCAACCAGCAATCTTTGCTATTTGTGCTTAAAACCAAAACATCTAAAGTGTATGCTTTTTTCATGTCCAGTGGTATCAAAGTTCTAGAAAATCTTTCTGGAATGGTATGAGACTCTAACAGCAATAAAACTAGAGTAATCAACCGTGAAAATCATAAGGTATCATAGAAAACCACTGTTTTTCCAGGTTAactaataacctcttactaattGCAAAATACTACAAAAATTGTTATAGCATTAAgaacttttgtatttttggacTTATCTAACAATATTGATAAGCAAGGCCGAAATCGAAAAGCAAATATCAACAAGGCTAATTCAAATGAATGTTATTCTAAAATAATGGAGACCTTTAATGAACAAGAAGTTTGTAACTTAGAGCCATATCATATTACTTTCCTTTGTACTTTTTTTGTAGGATATAATGCAACTATTTTGCAAGTTATGGTAGTGAATGTAACtgtattctttttttgttgttgtattctAATGCATGTAAGTATTCTTTGTATGTATATTGTAAAGGTACaaagtaaaacagaaaaaaaaagcagacaGAGTTTATCACAAATGGAAGCTAGCAAAAGAACCTTTCTTTTGATTCAGTCTCAATGGGTTAatgtataaataataatttattgcctCGTCACATGCTCAtgcttttcttttgctttaGTGAAAAGATTACTAATGTTATTTATAGGACAGTTACGCATGAAACATTGAACCTTGCATAAAAAACTGTTGAAGGGTGAAACATATTTAAAGGTAGGATTTTTGAGGAAGTAAAATAAAGGCATCAAATGCACTCTCGGTTCAGAAAAATGCATCAACCAAAGGAAACATTTTTGCAGCGAGAGGATTTTTTGTAGATAGGATTTTGCAGCTTGTTCCCAAGCTGCCAAACCATAAGACAGGTAGGGTTACGTATCAAAGAGCAATAAATACTTAATAAGGTATTATGTGGTATTCACATTTTAATTGATATGGGAATTGCTGAAAAAAACGTTTATTCTTTAGTATTTCAAACTCACATCTTTGTTGcttctttggaaaaaaaatggctTATTTTGCAGCATCTGAAATTCTTGCCATCATCAAAAAGGGAAAGAATGAGTATTCAGTTCAAACTTGAGAGATCATTCACTTCCATTGTTATGAGTGATGTGTTAACACTGATTCAAAGTATTAAAAAAGTGTTGATTGGGTATTGAACCAGTTGTCATATGACTGCTTTAAGACACAAAATTCATTGCGTTAAAAACTTTTCACTAATTCACCTCCAAAATGTTTTTAATGCTTGAAGTTTCAGAACAGTCTCTCGTTTTTAACATGTCTTAAAACATATATCACAACCAATATCAGCagttgaaatatatatatataagtacaAAACTGTACCAGACAAAATTCCTCAGGCAGAGACATGGGGCAATCAAGATTGCAAGACAAATTCATCACTTGGTGCCCTGCCCTCCATTTTAAATCTTATAATTAGGTGTTTTCTGTTTCCTTTATTATAAAATACTGTCTTAATATTTACAGGGATTCAGTAATCTACCAAATCTTCGTCTCTGGTATAGCAAAGATAATTAAGCAAATTATAGCCTGGAGGCGTGTCAAATCTAACAATACCCAAGCACCAATGTCCTTCAACTGAGTATTAACGAGCGCTCATATTTCATATTAATTCATACTTTGCTCGTCCAGGTAGTATGCATCTTTCAGGCAATGTTGCTAATAACCATTTCCCTgaagtgaaataataatttaatagtGTGAGGGGATTCTTTTGATAAATAGTTGATACATTTACAAGGAGTTGAGAAACAAATTCTTACAAAAAAGTATTGTAGAATGAataagaagtttttttttgtttgtcaaatgtACAAAATCATTGAGGGATTTTCATTCACATATATTAGTATCCTTCACACTTGCAAAATGTCATCAACTTTTaccagcaacaacaacagagaaaaggaaacttgaaagaaatgaaaaggaaTATTCTGGTATTAAGGGAAATCACAACAACTCCAAAAAAATAGAACCTGAGATCATGTTGGGGATAATATTATTCAGGTCCAGGTATTTGAAATATAATCATCCTCAACTTGATTGTGTTCGCCTCCAGCATTTTATTGCATTCCATAGGATCTGATAAGACAAGGTCATGGTAGTTGCTTTCCTGTGTCTCTCCATTAAACTGCTGGTGATGAACTTCTGGTTTAATAGACAAATCACTAAATGGGCTTTGAAGCATCAAGAACTTCACATTGAGATTTACTTTTCCTTTGAGAACCAGCTGATATGCCAAGATGCGTTTCAAGCTTTTTTCATTACCAACAACATTGGCCTTCACAATCCACTGTTGACCCAAGGCATTGAATCTACTGCTTTCATAGCAGAGCTGGGGAATATAGTCATCTGTCCGGTATGGCTTGAGCTGCAAGTCTACAGATGTTAGGAAGATTGTGAACGTTAATTTCTTATTATGAAAAATACATATAATTGTCTATAAATCCTTTTACCTGTTGCAATCAAGTGACTTCTCTAAATTGGGTCAAAAGTCACTAGGAGATTTTCAAACATCTTACATGGCCAGGCATTGTCTGGAATCTCAGATATGATGTATCAAGATTTACAGGGCAACTGGATGTGGAGTCAAGTACCCTCTTAAAGCAGTATTATATACTGATATGGAAGTGAAAATAGTGGTCCAGATATTTAGCAAACTACAGTAGAAGGTGACAAAGTGACTCTCACAATTTAACTGCTAtacaattttgttcaatttggaAGCACCTAGAATTTGAGGTACAGTAATACGTCATGTTACAACATTTATGCTACTAGTCCAGTCCCAATGTTCTACAGCAATGCAACTGGTAGCATTTCTTGTAGAAAAAATAGGAGTCACATGGTATGGTACGGGAATTTACTGATATCCTAAAACTTGCGAAAGGgcgaataaatattttttgatgAACTTGAACGAAAATGATTTGTGTTGACATTGAATAAATATATTCATTCCACAAAACATATCTTTGGTTATTGAAGTTGAACAGATATTCTTCTTACATGTTCAATATTTTGCGTTGGAGTTAAAtgaatatttttgttgaatAAAAATAGCGTGTTGAAATTCAATAAATATACATTGTTGcatttaaataattataaattgttgaattttaccACAAACAGCCAACCACAAATAGGTTCTTAAGTTTTGTTGCACATACTACAGCAGCTTCAAGCATGCAAACTGGCAATGTTGACCACAccattaacaaaattattttagcAATATCTGTCAATAATGCCTTACCATTGGCCAGAACAAAGCATACCTGAAAAAACTGCTCTCAGTCAAAAAAGCAATCAGTGACAGTAAAGATAAAGCAATATACATAGGGTACCAATTTAAGCCATGAATATCTTAAAATAAATACGTCTTGAGGTTTAAACAATCAGAAAGCTAGAAAAGTGAAAGAGGAATAAAGTTGTTATACCAGTTAAGACAAAGTAGagtaaaaacagaaaaggaaTCAAAATATTAACCATTGATAGCTATCTTTTCATATGACAGCAAATTGAGGATGTTTTGGAAGAGTTCCTTTTCATCTTGATGAAGTTTTTCGGTGGTCTCTAATGATTCCATGAGTTGGAATCCTGTCATTCCAGGATGGACACACTTTTCCTCATGATCTCTTAACTTGTGAAATGGTCCCCCCCACAGGCAACCTATCCTTTTGAACTTGCAGTAGACAGGCCTGCAAAAGTACAGTTCAAAGACAAATCAGAAACAAGATGATGCAAGTAAGAAAGGTACGTTTCAAGATGCATTGCATACAACCACTATCAGGGAGTATGGTGGCAAAATAATTGCTAAGAATAACATTTCATTAAAGTTGATGCTTTGCACTGATGGAGGTTTTTCCACCTgtcaaaaaaaagtaaaagaaagttAAAGTATTGACAACTGCAAAccaattttgacaaaatttatGTGCAACAGCCTTATTGTAattccaaaacaaattttaaagtaTTGCAATCttcaattattaaaataatgtaGGCCATGATCTGGCAGTAATGGAAATATCTTGTTTCAGACTTGTTCAAATGTAATGGGGGGAATGTTGGAGGTTATAGAGCAACACAGATCTCCAGAGGTTAAACTAACTGAACCCCTGCACTCTAAAGTAGGAGTccctgtttttgtttcttttattaatGGTGATCAAGACCTACTATAACTGTTTCTTTGAATAGACttcaggatattttccttcaTGTACAAAAGTTATAACCCTTTCTAAACTTGGGGTTTTggatctttcttttctttttccatggGCATGCACTCTTGTGCATGAAATTGACTCTGGACAGCTAAGATGCACACTTCTTTTGAACACTTCCCAGCCACTTTGTTCGATAAACCTTTAAATGGGGCAGGGGTTATCATCATAAAGCTTaaccttttcatttttgtttgacCAGTTAGCAAGTGAACATAATCATGAAGTCCAGAAGGAGCTCGGGTTGCTAACATTAATTTGAAACAAGAAGCGGCCACTCCATTTTTGTCAATTCATTGTAAAACACGCAGCTGACATGGAGGACAATAATGTAATGGAGGCCTCTCCATTGTTGTTGTGTCACGAGGTTTAATTATAGGCACCAATTTTTCACTCTTCTAATATTATTGGACAATCACTACTCACTGTCATTTGAGATTTCTGTTATTATTGCTGGTTACAAAAGgtaatttcttcttttataCTCTGTAAACCACACCACTGTTATTGTTCAGGTTTAaggttacttttttttttacccaggTGACTGTTTAATAGATGCGTTCTTGTCAAAACAGGAACATTAAACATTCCTTTCCCATTGTTGTTAtggtcatcattattatttttattatgaaGTAGTATGTGGTAtaaaaaatttgtaaaaattatAAAGACTTTTACCATGAAAATTGCATTGCTAGGATGGGATGGAACTTTCCATAGTTCTGTACTGTTtactaataatttttcttttatcaagAACTCATAACTTGACTGATGCATGAATTCCCTCAAATTGGATGAACATCCAATAAAGTTTGATCTGAAAGTAAGGTTTCTTGTATCCTAATAAGCCAGGTAACTGCCGCTGCATAGCAGCGAGTTTGAGAAGATATATCCCACTACCATTGGCCTCTatgaacaaaaatattttgaaaagagGTTATGCCTCAATTACTGCCTCATTTGTGTGCAAGTATGGCAGCACACTGAAAACTGGGAGAAAATTTAACCGCCACTGAAATCTGAGCTTTCTTCTTCAGCGAAAGTGTGTGCAAGTTTGGCAGCACTGCAAAATATATACGAAAATGTGGAACCAATCACAACCACCACTAAAACAGCATGCTTTTGTGTGTATCTGTGCTTGATGATCTTAAATGACAATATGTAAACCACATATCTATGGCTGTTAACTGTTTTTAATATTTCGAACAGAAAAGGGAAAAATTATTAATACGCAGAAAAGAGTTATTTGATTCAAAATTTCCTTTGCTTTTTAATGGCATATGTTAAAAACAACATGTAACATGGCAGAATTGCTGAAAAAAGTATTAATTTACAAAT belongs to Acropora muricata isolate sample 2 chromosome 9, ASM3666990v1, whole genome shotgun sequence and includes:
- the LOC136928303 gene encoding zinc finger TRAF-type-containing protein 1-like isoform X1 is translated as MSRSEEEAEGSIQVEDTSEKENMEPPLKKAKIKNEKRIDRLGKLEARLNDILSCTVCLDLPTKSVFQVHTNLLLLLIPQCRNGHLMCASCFTHLLADSRLKNEPSTCPNCRTEINRNICCRNLAVEKAISELPTECLYCNQELPRSCLRNHEERECLNRPVYCKFKRIGCLWGGPFHKLRDHEEKCVHPGMTGFQLMESLETTEKLHQDEKELFQNILNLLSYEKIAINDLQLKPYRTDDYIPQLCYESSRFNALGQQWIVKANVVGNEKSLKRILAYQLVLKGKVNLNVKFLMLQSPFSDLSIKPEVHHQQFNGETQESNYHDLVLSDPMECNKMLEANTIKLRMIIFQIPGPE
- the LOC136928303 gene encoding zinc finger TRAF-type-containing protein 1-like isoform X2, with amino-acid sequence MSRSEEEAEGSIQVEDTSEKENMEPPLKKAKIKNEKRIDRLGKLEARLNDILSCTVCLDLPTKSVFQCRNGHLMCASCFTHLLADSRLKNEPSTCPNCRTEINRNICCRNLAVEKAISELPTECLYCNQELPRSCLRNHEERECLNRPVYCKFKRIGCLWGGPFHKLRDHEEKCVHPGMTGFQLMESLETTEKLHQDEKELFQNILNLLSYEKIAINDLQLKPYRTDDYIPQLCYESSRFNALGQQWIVKANVVGNEKSLKRILAYQLVLKGKVNLNVKFLMLQSPFSDLSIKPEVHHQQFNGETQESNYHDLVLSDPMECNKMLEANTIKLRMIIFQIPGPE